One segment of Asterias rubens chromosome 2, eAstRub1.3, whole genome shotgun sequence DNA contains the following:
- the LOC117307022 gene encoding dolichyl-diphosphooligosaccharide--protein glycosyltransferase subunit 1-like has product MKIAVILPLLMLGIIASVFAVKQERINADLVNVNVERTVDLVSQLVKVNSAITLRNDGSSAVKSFLVAVEPKKAAFLSFIGGVKPDGDEKKVLKVAKADVAGYSDGTFFRVSLDKSLAAGDSVEVVVDTVFTKALRAYPAQIQQSEKQFMEYTGSAYFYTPYLTESQTTEVKLASSTLEFYSKVNPVTLNDAVITYGPYENVEALAVEKIRVHYENNNQFLVVTSMTRLIEVSHWGNIAVEETYDVYHSGAKLKGSFSRYDYQRTQDGYSSIKSYKTFLPASAKDVYYRDEIGNISTSNLLEHDDHVELELRPRFPLFGGWKTHYLIGYNLPSYENLYNSGDKYVLKMRVLDHVFDDMIVDELTVRIILPEGSKDIDLKTTFDIERKSDEVHYTYLDTIGRPVIVAKKTNLVEQHIADFELHYSFNKVLLLQEPLLVVGAFFILFISVIIIVRLDFSITKDEASESRMRIASLVDNVIEQVEKKRALYSSYEDAINKYKSSKDSQGFQGTLKKLDTENRAMDKVVQGLVASLKQEGSDVTEKVVELQKYGGLLKDFAQTAVNNAEKVVAGKLSKQQYIDVDKTLTAKRNDINTKVDAILTTLR; this is encoded by the exons ATGAAAATCGCCGTAATTTTGCCTCTTTTAATGCTGGGCATTATTGCCAGCGTTTTTGCTGTAAAGCAAGAGAGAATCAACGCTGATTTGGTGAATGTAAATGTAGAAAGAACAGTCGATTTGGTTTCCCAACTTGTAAAAGTCAACTCTGCAATAACGCTGAGAAACGATGGTTCTTCAGCCGTAAAAAGTTTCCTTGTTGCCGTGGAGCCAAAGAAAGCTGCTTTTCTGTCATTTATTGGTGGG GTCAAACCAGACGGTGATGAAAAGAAGGTATTGAAAGTAGCTAAGGCTGACGTCGCTGGATACAG TGATGGCACATTCTTCAGGGTCAGCCTTGATAAGAGCCTAGCAGCTGGAGACTCCGTTGAAGTTGTCGTGGACACCGTCTTCACCAAAGCCCTCCGCGCCTACCCCGCCCAGATCCAGCAGAGTGAGAAGCAGTTTATGGAGTACACCGGTAGCGCCTACTTCTACACACCCTACCTGACCGAGTCTCAGACCACTGAGGTCAAGTTGGCCTCATCTACGCTGGAGTTCTACAGCAAGGTGAACCCAGTCACCCTGAACGATGCTGTCATCACCTATGGGCCTTATGAAAATGTGGAGGCACTGGCTGTG GAGAAAATTCGAGTCCACTACGAGAACAACAACCAGTTCCTGGTTGTGACCAGCATGACCCGTCTCATAGAGGTGTCTCACTGGGGGAACATCGCAGTGGAAGAGACCTACGACGTCTACCACTCCGGGGCCAAGCTGAAGGGATCATTCTCTCGCTATGACTACCAGAGGACGCAGGATGGCTACTCATCAATTAAATCTTACAAG ACCTTCTTGCCTGCCTCAGCTAAAGATGTCTACTACCGCGACGAGATCGGCAACATCTCCACCAGTAACCTGCTTGAGCATGACGACCATGTAGAGCTGGAACTCAGGCCAAGATTCCCACTCTTTGGAGGATGGAAGACGCACTACCTCATTGGGTACAATCTACCCAGCTATGAGAATCTCTACAACTCTG gGGACAAGTACGTCTTGAAGATGCGAGTTCTGGACCATGTCTTTGATGACATGATCGTTGATGAGCTTACAGTCAGAATAATTCTCCCTGAAGGATCCAA GGACATTGATCTTAAGACAACATTTGATATTGAGCGTAAGTCGGATGAGGTCCACTACACCTACCTGGACACCATCGGTCGCCCGGTCATCGTCGCTAAGAAGACCAACCTGGTAGAGCAACACATTGCTGATTTTGAA CTGCACTACTCCTTCAACAAGGTTCTCCTGCTCCAGGAACCTCTTCTTGTTGTGGGTGCTTTCTTCATCCTCTTCATTAGCGTCATCATCATCGTACGACTTGACTTCTCCATCACTAAG GATGAAGCGAGTGAGTCTCGTATGCGAATTGCTAGCTTGGTGGACAACGTTATCGAGCAGGTAGAGAAGAAGAGAGCTCTATACTCAAGCTATGAGGATGCCATCAACAAGTACAAGTCTAGTAAAGACTCTCAAG GATTCCAGGGTACTCTAAAGAAGCTGGATACAGAGAACCGCGCCATGGACAAGGTCGTGCAGGGCCTCGTGGCTAGCCTCAAGCAGGAAGGCTCAGATGTCACTGAAAAG GTTGTTGAACTTCAGAAGTATGGAGGTCTCCTGAAGGACTTTGCTCAGACAGCCGTAAACAACGCTGAGAAGGTTGTTGCCGGCAAGTTGTCTAAGCAGCAGTACATAGACGTGGACAAGACTCTTACGGCCAAACGTAATGACATTAACACCAAAGTGGATGCAATTCTCACCACTCTACGTTAG